The proteins below come from a single Candidatus Coatesbacteria bacterium genomic window:
- the fba gene encoding class II fructose-1,6-bisphosphate aldolase — MPLYNNDDLMRVGYEKGFAVGAFNINNMEILQGIVEAAALEQSPVIIAVSSGALKYAGAAYLVGMARTAAFESGVPLSIHLDHGADYAKCVQAINAGFSSIMIDASKLPFEENVAASKRAAELAHACGCSCEAELGRLEGIEEHVEVAAGEAVLTDPDQAAEFVERTGVDSLAVAIGTSHGAYKFKGAPKLDFERLQQIRHKVDVPLVLHGASAVPDWVRERAEKHGAELGGSKGVPDAAVSKAVTMGVSKVNIDTDLRLAMLGAVREILDTDRKQFDPRKYLGPARAAITKVVRHKMQLLGSSGKAELYGWDGR; from the coding sequence ATGCCGCTGTACAATAACGATGATCTGATGCGCGTGGGTTACGAGAAGGGCTTCGCCGTCGGGGCGTTCAACATCAACAACATGGAGATCCTCCAGGGGATCGTCGAGGCCGCCGCGCTGGAGCAGTCGCCGGTGATCATCGCCGTCAGCTCCGGAGCGCTGAAGTACGCCGGTGCGGCCTACCTGGTTGGCATGGCCCGCACCGCGGCCTTCGAGAGCGGCGTGCCGCTGAGCATCCATCTGGACCACGGCGCCGACTACGCCAAGTGCGTCCAGGCGATCAACGCGGGTTTCTCGAGCATCATGATCGACGCCTCTAAGCTGCCCTTCGAGGAGAACGTGGCCGCCAGCAAGCGGGCCGCCGAGCTGGCCCACGCCTGCGGCTGCTCCTGCGAGGCCGAACTGGGCCGTTTGGAGGGCATCGAGGAGCACGTCGAGGTCGCTGCGGGTGAGGCCGTGCTGACCGATCCGGACCAGGCGGCCGAGTTCGTCGAGCGCACCGGGGTGGATTCCCTGGCCGTGGCCATCGGCACCAGCCACGGTGCCTACAAGTTCAAGGGCGCGCCCAAGCTGGACTTCGAGCGCCTGCAACAGATCCGCCACAAGGTCGACGTCCCTCTGGTCCTCCACGGTGCCAGCGCCGTGCCCGACTGGGTCCGCGAGCGCGCCGAGAAGCACGGGGCCGAGCTGGGCGGCAGCAAGGGTGTTCCCGACGCGGCCGTCAGCAAGGCCGTCACCATGGGCGTCAGCAAGGTCAACATCGACACGGACCTGCGCCTGGCCATGCTCGGCGCGGTACGTGAGATTCTGGATACGGATCGCAAGCAGTTCGATCCCCGCAAGTATCTGGGCCCGGCCCGCGCGGCGATCACCAAGGTCGTGCGCCACAAGATGCAACTGCTGGGCTCCAGCGGCAAGGCCGAGCTCTACGGCTGGGATGGCCGATGA
- a CDS encoding NUDIX domain-containing protein → MSHDPSRAFDIPCRPGKLRLRIRVAGIVIRGRELLVSGYRINGRDFHSLPGGGQQTGEPATTALRRELSEETSRPAAVGKPAYVAETFFPDPFHARPLHNLGLYFHADIDGQPALGFENPDSPEAAIMTEVAFRHRAELEDLRLYPAGIARVLDTDWGRLESGGYLHLVGTQNRIADRVTGRQAWHPGRIRVRSVALIFDAHWNLLVVDNGRHLALPGGALEPDELLTECIVREVAEETGLRIRPLRLLYVNDNFFRDACFAPEGLHELGCYWLCRVRGGELKPLHREKDYELRFNWRSLNDLEDLLPAWLPDALRRGVNQGWPKPLGYVVSGDFPEKPLADNPVVE, encoded by the coding sequence ATGAGCCACGACCCCAGCCGCGCCTTCGACATCCCCTGCCGCCCCGGTAAGCTGCGCCTGCGCATCCGCGTCGCCGGGATCGTCATCCGCGGCCGGGAGCTGCTGGTCAGCGGCTACCGCATCAACGGCCGCGACTTCCACAGCCTGCCCGGCGGCGGCCAGCAGACCGGCGAACCCGCCACCACCGCCCTGCGCCGTGAACTCAGCGAGGAAACCAGCCGCCCCGCCGCCGTCGGCAAGCCCGCCTACGTCGCCGAAACCTTCTTCCCCGACCCCTTTCACGCCCGACCCCTGCACAACCTCGGCCTCTACTTCCACGCCGACATCGACGGCCAACCCGCCCTCGGCTTCGAGAACCCCGACTCCCCCGAGGCGGCGATCATGACCGAGGTCGCCTTCCGCCACCGCGCCGAACTCGAAGACCTGCGCCTCTACCCGGCCGGCATCGCCCGGGTCCTCGACACCGACTGGGGCCGGCTCGAATCCGGCGGCTACCTGCACCTCGTCGGTACGCAAAACCGCATCGCCGATCGGGTCACCGGCCGGCAGGCCTGGCATCCCGGACGCATCCGGGTGCGCTCCGTCGCCCTGATCTTCGACGCTCACTGGAACCTGCTGGTCGTCGACAACGGACGCCACCTCGCCCTACCCGGCGGCGCCCTCGAACCCGACGAACTGCTGACCGAATGCATCGTTCGCGAGGTCGCCGAGGAGACCGGCCTGCGGATCCGGCCGCTGCGCCTGCTCTACGTCAACGATAACTTCTTCCGCGACGCCTGCTTCGCCCCCGAAGGCCTGCACGAGCTGGGCTGCTACTGGCTCTGCCGCGTCCGCGGCGGCGAGCTGAAGCCACTGCACCGCGAGAAAGACTACGAGCTGCGCTTCAACTGGCGCTCCCTGAACGACCTCGAAGACCTGCTGCCCGCCTGGCTGCCCGACGCCCTGCGACGCGGGGTGAACCAAGGCTGGCCCAAGCCCCTGGGGTACGTCGTCTCCGGCGACTTCCCGGAAAAGCCCCTGGCCGACAACCCGGTGGTCGAGTAA